TATAACATCCTGATCATCGTCAAAAGTAAGCGGTTCTACATCAGCTAAATTCTCAGCTAAAGTCTTTCCTGTTACCGTCATACAATCACCATAAAGATACCCGTTGTCTAAAAGATATTTCATTACTGCTGGAGTTCCTCCAACACCATGCACATCTTCCATTAAGTATTTTCCGCTAGGTTTTAGATCGGCTATCAAAGGCGTTCTATCACTAACACGTTGAAAATCTTCTAATGTAAACTCAATATCTGCAGCATGAGCAATTGCTAAAAAGTGCAACACCGCATTTGTAGATCCTCCTAAAGCATTTACAAGTGCAATGGCATTTTCAATAGATTTTTTAGAAATTATATCTAATGGTTTTAAATCTAACTCTAAAAGGTTTTTAATAGCAATAGCTGTTCTTTCGCTTTCAGATAATTTATTCGGATTCTCTGCTGGAATTGAAGAGTTATAAGGCAACGCAAATCCCATACATTCTATAGCCGAAGCCATAGTATTTGCCGTATACATCCCTCCACAAGCTCCTGCTCCTGGAATAGCACTTTTTATTATATCTCTATATTCTTCTTCACCAATTTCACCTGCAACTTTTTGTCCTAAAGCTTCAAAAGCTGATACAATATTTAATTTTCTTCCTTTGTATTTTCCTGATGCTATCGTACCTCCATACATCATTATAGACGGACGATTTAAACGCAACATAGCAATAACTGCTCCTGGCATATTTTTATCGCATCCAACAACAGAAATAAGTGCATCATAACTTTGAGCATTCATAACGGTTTCAATAGAATCTGCGATAATATCACGAGAGGCTAAAGAATAATTCATACCAGAAGTCCCCATAGATATGCCATCACTAACACCTATTGTATTAAATCCTAATCCAACTAAATCGGCTATTTTACATTCAATTTTTACTTCTGCAGCCAAATTATTCAAATGCATATTACATGGATTACCATCATATCCCGTACTAGCAATA
The nucleotide sequence above comes from Flavobacteriaceae bacterium HL-DH10. Encoded proteins:
- the ilvD gene encoding dihydroxy-acid dehydratase, with amino-acid sequence MKELNKHSKRLTQDESQPASQAMLYAVGLSDEDMNKAQVGIASTGYDGNPCNMHLNNLAAEVKIECKIADLVGLGFNTIGVSDGISMGTSGMNYSLASRDIIADSIETVMNAQSYDALISVVGCDKNMPGAVIAMLRLNRPSIMMYGGTIASGKYKGRKLNIVSAFEALGQKVAGEIGEEEYRDIIKSAIPGAGACGGMYTANTMASAIECMGFALPYNSSIPAENPNKLSESERTAIAIKNLLELDLKPLDIISKKSIENAIALVNALGGSTNAVLHFLAIAHAADIEFTLEDFQRVSDRTPLIADLKPSGKYLMEDVHGVGGTPAVMKYLLDNGYLYGDCMTVTGKTLAENLADVEPLTFDDDQDVIYPKDKALKSSGNLQILYGNLATEGAVAKISGNEGLLFEGKAVVYDGEQAANTGISNGEVERGDVVVIRYVGPKGGPGMPEMLKPTSLIMGAGLGKSVALITDGRFSGGTHGFVVGHITPEAQSGGTIGLLKTGDKIRISAEDNSINVLLSDEELAERKSQWVEPALKHKKGILYKYAKTVASASKGCVTDA